One Thiocapsa sp. genomic window carries:
- a CDS encoding SDR family NAD(P)-dependent oxidoreductase encodes MTATTPRIVCISGGTSGIGEGLVAAFIEAGDRVVTCGRDPEKVAALAQQWGQTIDAGVLRLRVGDVTDADFRERLVAEIRDTDGRLDVLVNNAGVILSQGDLEETVEAWRTTLEVNLIAPFALTQGFLGLLEHSAAPVVINMSSACAQHPFETCTSTSYSASKAGLEMLTRRLAMALGARGIRVNAVAPGVVESPMWGGATDLIASTVKRRHRLRQEAVEPGDVARAVLFLASEDARRITGACLNVDAGYALG; translated from the coding sequence ATGACCGCCACGACGCCGCGCATCGTCTGCATCAGCGGCGGGACATCCGGGATCGGAGAAGGGCTCGTCGCCGCCTTCATCGAGGCCGGCGATCGGGTCGTGACCTGCGGGCGGGATCCGGAGAAGGTCGCCGCGCTTGCGCAGCAGTGGGGTCAGACAATCGACGCGGGTGTCTTGCGTCTGCGGGTAGGCGACGTGACGGATGCGGACTTCCGCGAGCGACTCGTCGCCGAGATTCGCGACACGGATGGGCGTCTGGACGTCTTAGTGAACAATGCCGGCGTGATCTTGAGCCAAGGTGATCTCGAGGAGACGGTCGAGGCCTGGCGGACGACCCTGGAGGTCAACCTGATCGCGCCCTTTGCGCTGACGCAAGGCTTTCTCGGTTTGCTCGAGCACAGCGCCGCCCCGGTCGTCATCAACATGTCGTCGGCCTGTGCGCAGCACCCCTTCGAGACCTGCACCTCCACGAGCTACTCGGCGAGCAAGGCGGGTCTGGAGATGTTGACGCGGCGGTTGGCGATGGCACTCGGCGCGCGCGGCATTCGGGTGAATGCTGTGGCTCCGGGTGTCGTGGAATCACCGATGTGGGGCGGTGCGACCGATCTGATCGCCTCGACCGTGAAGCGCCGTCATCGCTTACGCCAAGAGGCCGTAGAGCCGGGCGACGTGGCCCGTGCCGTGCTCTTTCTCGCGTCCGAGGACGCGCGCCGAATCACCGGTGCCTGCCTCAATGTCGACGCGGGTTATGCGCTCGGTTGA
- a CDS encoding SDR family NAD(P)-dependent oxidoreductase → MNLLVVTGASAGIGRAIATRFLLEGSVVVNLSRRPCTERGVENLTCDLAQPDAIDRIAVPLKAWLADAERICLVHNASVMRRDSIDALPSEDLRAVLELNLVAANALNQLALPHMGVGSSIIYIGSTLAEKAVPGVASYVIAKHALAGMMRSTCQDLAGCGIHTCMICPGFTDTEQIRAMIGGDPDTLAAVTGMSAFDRLIEPEEIADTVAFAAHAPVLNGALIHANLGQRER, encoded by the coding sequence ATGAATCTACTTGTCGTCACCGGTGCGAGTGCGGGGATCGGTCGCGCCATCGCGACCCGTTTTCTGTTGGAGGGCAGCGTCGTCGTCAATCTCTCTCGCCGTCCCTGCACGGAGCGTGGGGTGGAGAACCTGACATGCGATTTAGCTCAGCCGGACGCGATCGATCGGATCGCCGTCCCGCTTAAAGCCTGGTTGGCCGATGCCGAGCGCATCTGTTTGGTCCACAACGCCTCGGTCATGCGTCGCGACAGCATCGACGCCTTGCCGAGCGAGGATCTGCGCGCCGTGCTCGAGCTCAATCTGGTCGCCGCCAACGCCCTGAACCAGTTGGCCCTGCCGCACATGGGTGTCGGGTCGAGCATCATCTACATCGGCTCGACCCTGGCGGAGAAGGCGGTTCCCGGCGTGGCGAGCTACGTGATCGCCAAGCATGCCCTGGCCGGGATGATGCGTTCGACTTGCCAAGATCTTGCCGGGTGCGGGATCCACACCTGCATGATCTGCCCCGGCTTCACGGATACCGAGCAAATCCGTGCCATGATCGGCGGCGATCCGGACACCCTTGCCGCCGTGACCGGCATGTCGGCGTTCGATCGGCTGATCGAGCCGGAAGAGATTGCCGACACCGTGGCCTTCGCGGCCCATGCCCCGGTGCTGAACGGGGCGCTCATCCACGCCAATCTCGGGCAGCGCGAGCGATGA
- a CDS encoding 6-carboxytetrahydropterin synthase yields MDTDILTRIEISKEYLNFSAGHFTIFSATERENLHGHNFRIRCNVTAPVGADGMAFDYVMLKRVLKSLCDELDERLLLPERSPHLRIEHGDGMVVAWFGEERLAFLERDVLLLPIRNVTIEELAELLLARLRARSELACRDLRAIELGVSSGAGQWAFSSWGTP; encoded by the coding sequence TTGGATACCGACATACTCACCCGTATCGAGATCAGCAAGGAATATCTTAATTTCAGCGCCGGCCATTTCACCATCTTCTCCGCGACCGAGCGGGAGAACCTGCATGGCCACAATTTTCGGATTCGCTGCAATGTCACGGCGCCGGTCGGCGCGGACGGTATGGCGTTCGATTACGTCATGCTCAAGCGGGTGCTCAAGTCGCTTTGCGATGAGCTCGACGAGCGCCTGCTGCTGCCGGAGCGGTCGCCGCATCTGAGGATCGAGCATGGTGACGGAATGGTCGTCGCTTGGTTCGGCGAGGAGCGCCTGGCCTTCCTCGAGCGCGACGTGCTGCTCCTGCCCATTCGAAACGTGACGATCGAAGAGCTGGCCGAGCTGCTGCTGGCGCGGCTGCGTGCGCGATCCGAGCTGGCGTGTCGGGATCTGCGCGCCATCGAGCTGGGTGTCTCGTCGGGTGCAGGACAATGGGCCTTTTCGTCTTGGGGTACACCATGA
- a CDS encoding DUF3299 domain-containing protein yields the protein MKLFASLFPVILALSLMGCGEESAGPASATSSAIPAEEIDWDRLIPVEWQPETLLEDFDLDALDEMDDEDPRALELMDKLMALWADAPVVEELDGLRVRLPGFVVPLELDARKMSEFLLVPYYGACIHVPPPPANQTIHVVAPEGREYVGELFDTVWVTGTLRVISTSSDLAEAGYRIDVTEIEPYDGEVEPL from the coding sequence ATGAAGCTATTTGCGAGTCTGTTCCCGGTCATCCTCGCCCTATCGCTCATGGGTTGCGGTGAAGAATCGGCCGGGCCCGCATCCGCGACTTCCAGCGCGATACCGGCCGAGGAAATCGATTGGGATCGCTTGATCCCGGTCGAGTGGCAGCCCGAGACCCTGCTCGAAGACTTCGACCTCGATGCGCTCGATGAGATGGACGACGAAGATCCGCGAGCCTTGGAGCTGATGGACAAGCTCATGGCCCTCTGGGCCGATGCTCCGGTCGTGGAAGAGCTGGACGGGCTGCGGGTAAGGCTTCCCGGCTTCGTCGTACCCTTGGAGCTGGATGCGCGCAAGATGTCCGAGTTTCTCTTGGTACCCTATTACGGCGCCTGCATCCATGTTCCGCCACCGCCCGCGAATCAGACGATTCATGTCGTTGCGCCCGAGGGCCGCGAGTATGTCGGCGAGCTGTTCGATACCGTTTGGGTCACGGGGACGCTTCGCGTGATCTCCACCAGCAGCGACCTTGCCGAAGCCGGCTATCGGATCGACGTGACCGAGATCGAGCCCTACGACGGCGAGGTGGAGCCTCTTTAA
- a CDS encoding ABC transporter permease has product MPILSLAWKSLLNRRGTAMLTVISIGLSVALLVGVERLRTETRASFANTISGTDLIVGARTGPVQLLLYAVFRIGHATNNISWESYLDIAAHPRVAWSIPISLGDSHRGYPVLGTVSAYFDHYRYGRGRALVLAEGVPFSDLYDAVLGADVAKALGYGLGDSIVIAHGASDVAFARHDDHPFRVAGILAPTGTPVDRTVHVSLEGIEAIHVGWEGGAPLPGRVVDADAARAMDLAPKAITAALVGLTSRISTFQVQRFVNDYRQEPLMAILPGVALAELWGLIAVGERALLLVSGFVVVVGLFGLLTALLTSLGERRREMAILRSVGARPGHVFALILGEALALTLLGILVGLGLLYGALLVAQPLILSAMGIFVAVGTLSAHEMMLLALVLAAGFLVGLIPAYRAYRLSLADGLSIRV; this is encoded by the coding sequence GTGCCCATCCTGAGCCTCGCCTGGAAGAGCCTCCTCAATCGCCGCGGTACGGCAATGCTCACCGTCATCTCGATCGGCCTGAGCGTCGCGCTGCTGGTCGGCGTGGAGCGTCTACGTACCGAGACGCGTGCGAGCTTCGCCAACACCATCTCGGGCACCGACCTGATCGTCGGGGCGCGGACCGGACCGGTTCAGCTGCTGCTCTACGCGGTCTTCCGGATCGGCCATGCCACCAACAACATCTCCTGGGAGTCCTACCTGGACATCGCGGCCCACCCGCGCGTCGCCTGGTCTATCCCGATCTCTCTGGGTGACTCGCACCGCGGATACCCCGTCCTCGGCACCGTCTCGGCCTATTTCGATCATTACCGATACGGTCGCGGTCGCGCGCTCGTCCTGGCCGAGGGTGTGCCTTTTTCCGACCTCTACGACGCGGTGCTCGGGGCCGATGTGGCGAAGGCGCTGGGTTACGGCTTGGGCGATTCCATCGTGATTGCGCACGGCGCCTCGGATGTCGCCTTTGCGCGTCACGACGACCATCCATTCCGCGTTGCAGGGATCCTCGCGCCGACCGGTACCCCGGTCGATCGCACGGTGCATGTGAGCCTGGAAGGTATCGAGGCGATCCATGTCGGCTGGGAGGGCGGAGCGCCCTTGCCGGGCCGGGTCGTCGACGCCGATGCCGCGCGTGCCATGGACCTTGCACCCAAAGCCATCACCGCGGCCTTGGTGGGTCTCACCTCGCGGATCTCGACCTTCCAGGTGCAGCGCTTCGTCAACGACTACCGACAGGAACCCCTGATGGCCATCCTGCCCGGCGTAGCACTCGCCGAGCTGTGGGGTCTGATCGCGGTCGGCGAGCGGGCCTTGCTGCTGGTCTCGGGATTCGTGGTCGTCGTGGGTCTCTTCGGTCTCTTGACTGCGCTGCTGACGAGTCTCGGCGAGCGCAGGCGCGAGATGGCGATCCTGCGCTCGGTCGGCGCCCGTCCGGGCCACGTCTTCGCGCTGATCCTGGGCGAGGCTCTCGCATTGACCCTGCTCGGCATCCTCGTCGGCCTGGGGCTTCTTTACGGGGCGCTGCTGGTGGCCCAGCCGCTGATCTTGTCGGCGATGGGGATCTTCGTCGCTGTCGGAACCCTCTCGGCTCATGAGATGATGTTGCTGGCGCTGGTCCTCGCCGCCGGATTCCTGGTCGGCCTGATCCCCGCGTATCGCGCGTATCGGCTGTCTTTGGCGGACGGGCTGTCGATTCGGGTGTGA
- a CDS encoding 4a-hydroxytetrahydrobiopterin dehydratase, with translation MSRAKLDAESIARALSELNASAPAPWSLLDGKLHKSFEFKDFVEAFGFMSRVALVAESMDHHPEWSNVYNSVVVDLSTHDAGGITELDFTLASRIEGLSG, from the coding sequence ATGAGCCGCGCCAAGCTCGATGCCGAATCGATCGCGAGGGCGCTCTCGGAGCTCAACGCGTCCGCTCCGGCTCCTTGGAGCTTGCTCGACGGAAAGCTCCATAAGAGTTTTGAATTCAAGGACTTCGTCGAGGCATTCGGCTTCATGAGTCGGGTCGCGCTGGTGGCCGAGTCGATGGATCATCACCCCGAGTGGAGCAACGTCTACAACAGTGTCGTGGTCGATCTCTCGACCCACGACGCGGGCGGGATCACGGAGCTGGATTTCACGCTGGCGAGTCGGATCGAAGGCTTGAGCGGTTAG
- a CDS encoding encapsulin-associated ferritin-like protein codes for MANEGYHEPTEELSDETRDMHRAIISLMEELEAVDWYNQRVDVCKDEDLKAILAHNRDEEKEHAAMVLEWIRRKDPAFDKELKDYLFTEKQIAHH; via the coding sequence ATGGCGAACGAGGGCTACCACGAGCCGACCGAAGAACTGTCCGACGAGACCCGGGATATGCACCGGGCCATCATCTCGCTGATGGAGGAGCTCGAGGCGGTCGACTGGTACAACCAGCGGGTCGACGTCTGCAAGGACGAGGACCTGAAGGCGATCCTGGCGCATAATCGCGACGAGGAAAAGGAGCATGCGGCGATGGTGCTCGAATGGATTCGCCGTAAGGATCCGGCCTTCGACAAGGAGCTGAAGGACTATCTCTTTACCGAGAAACAGATTGCCCATCACTAA
- a CDS encoding alpha/beta hydrolase, whose protein sequence is MKSFQKLLLVIILAPWASVLPAGEAQWATWDFDDEAIAYRVDGAGPPVVQIHGIGAGASSAQTRYQIDALVQTGYRVYSIDLTGWGRSIGPQRRFTGANYVDMLGAFLTEVVVEPAALVAHSLGGTYAIAVAADYPEQVTALVLNAPVGAESFTTEPGSANEALWERVVSGKAGQTAYAALGSRLSIRSFCRSSLYVDPSFCDTETINDYLQYTRNPDSIYAAASFLTSNLGLDVRDDFADIQSPVLLIWGVENAFTPPREGEAFLALNASANLIQISPGGALVNDEAQVRFDELMIGHLRLNHPVD, encoded by the coding sequence ATGAAATCGTTTCAGAAACTGTTGCTGGTGATAATTCTAGCGCCTTGGGCCAGTGTCCTTCCAGCCGGAGAGGCACAGTGGGCGACCTGGGATTTCGATGACGAAGCGATCGCCTATCGCGTCGACGGCGCCGGTCCGCCCGTGGTCCAAATCCACGGGATCGGCGCAGGGGCGTCCTCCGCCCAGACGCGCTATCAGATCGACGCGCTCGTCCAAACAGGATATCGCGTCTATTCGATCGACCTGACCGGCTGGGGACGATCGATCGGCCCGCAGCGCCGCTTCACCGGGGCCAACTATGTCGACATGCTCGGCGCCTTTCTGACCGAGGTCGTCGTCGAGCCCGCGGCACTCGTGGCACATTCTCTGGGCGGGACCTACGCGATCGCCGTGGCGGCCGACTACCCCGAGCAAGTCACGGCACTGGTGCTGAATGCACCCGTCGGCGCGGAGAGCTTCACGACCGAGCCGGGCTCGGCCAACGAAGCTCTCTGGGAGCGTGTCGTCTCCGGAAAAGCAGGACAAACCGCCTATGCAGCCTTAGGCTCCAGGCTATCCATCCGATCCTTCTGCCGCAGCTCTCTGTATGTTGATCCGTCGTTTTGCGATACCGAGACGATCAACGACTACCTGCAATACACACGAAACCCGGATTCGATCTATGCCGCCGCCTCTTTCTTGACAAGCAATCTCGGGCTCGACGTACGCGATGATTTCGCCGACATCCAATCTCCCGTCCTCCTGATCTGGGGCGTCGAGAATGCCTTCACTCCGCCAAGGGAAGGCGAGGCCTTTCTCGCGTTGAATGCCTCGGCAAATCTGATTCAGATCTCGCCCGGGGGGGCGCTCGTGAACGACGAGGCTCAGGTACGTTTCGACGAGCTCATGATCGGCCATCTTCGCCTCAATCATCCCGTGGACTGA
- a CDS encoding S9 family peptidase — translation MSQSGYFLFILGLSLVGPEVLANEPGPVDITRGTRLTQSGDRIDYLLLIPSEDAQPLSLPLPALVLTHGFARDYGRHLDSAIAYASAGIIIMLPNLVASDERPIVGRREVENTADHVRWLIARAEDPTDALHGILDPGRIALAGHSAGGAISFEAAVALQSSGIFPAALVMLDAVPYPRTLCAAARLRPLPLMSLRSEPSGCNANGSVALLESALDFSIESVLISAATHCDPESPTDVVCELACGGGSEPARATYREQTETFLRNSFGLSPRDD, via the coding sequence ATGAGCCAATCCGGTTACTTCCTGTTTATCCTGGGGCTATCCCTAGTCGGCCCCGAGGTCCTCGCGAATGAGCCAGGCCCTGTTGATATCACGCGGGGAACTCGCCTGACTCAATCGGGCGATCGCATCGACTATCTGCTCCTCATCCCGAGCGAGGACGCGCAACCGCTGAGTTTGCCCTTACCCGCACTCGTCCTTACGCACGGCTTCGCGCGCGATTACGGGCGTCATCTCGACTCGGCGATCGCCTATGCCTCCGCGGGGATCATCATCATGCTGCCCAATCTCGTCGCGTCGGATGAGCGCCCCATCGTGGGACGCCGCGAGGTCGAGAACACGGCCGATCATGTACGCTGGCTTATTGCTCGGGCCGAGGATCCCACCGATGCTTTGCATGGGATACTGGACCCAGGCCGCATCGCGTTAGCCGGACACAGCGCAGGAGGCGCCATCAGTTTCGAGGCAGCCGTCGCGCTTCAGAGCTCCGGCATCTTCCCGGCCGCTCTCGTCATGCTCGATGCGGTGCCCTATCCGCGCACACTTTGCGCGGCCGCACGCCTAAGGCCGCTGCCGCTGATGAGTCTGCGTTCGGAACCGAGCGGCTGCAACGCGAATGGCTCGGTCGCGCTACTGGAATCCGCTCTCGACTTTTCGATCGAATCGGTCCTGATCAGCGCAGCGACCCATTGCGACCCGGAATCGCCGACTGACGTGGTTTGCGAGCTCGCCTGCGGGGGTGGCTCCGAGCCCGCCCGCGCCACCTATCGCGAGCAAACCGAAACCTTCCTCCGCAACAGCTTCGGTCTCAGTCCACGGGATGATTGA
- a CDS encoding serine protease: protein MSISRFNRLVGFLALGLLVGASLAAADVAVDPEFKSGGQDLDTWRQDQAVRFKALLASIGDLPHTPGVLLELTAEDRRQIARSNADGGPGKPYQVGVVRPVALEVGFDALHAASLTDDVKPFSGGFVRRTETGGLVWAMRLDTGDSGGARMHLKNLRLPAGASLTLYNANGDVRGPYHGVAESLWTHSIDGDAIFLQIEAPRVRDAGIRSIRFRIEEALLIDSQALAFCPINASCVEDGSCYDTSDWAMIEVARKAIANMLFIQGGSGYICTGGLLNDTDTSTQIPYFLTANHCISTQTVASTVETRFNYQTATCGGACVWPNTPTTLGATLLHTSATDDHTLLRLTQDPLAGAAFLGWSTSPVANTSESALYRLSHPKGSPQAYSTHVVSTTAGTCRGLPRGAFIYSRDQVGAIEGGSSGSPVMNQEAQVVGQLFGKCGTNLGDVCDAASNATVDGAFANYFSQVAEWLDPGSDPEPCPSELLVADQSDTANWLSLLRGVRDQVLPTLSDGAWIRERYYRHAAEVTRILMGDRRLRARALALLQDLRPALETAVAGGDLVMNRREQGVMIGFATALQDSASPDLADDLERFVAIARR from the coding sequence ATGAGCATTTCTCGTTTCAACCGACTGGTTGGTTTCCTGGCCTTGGGCTTACTCGTCGGCGCTTCGCTCGCGGCGGCCGACGTCGCGGTCGATCCGGAATTCAAGTCGGGGGGCCAGGATCTCGATACTTGGCGACAGGACCAAGCGGTTCGCTTCAAGGCACTGCTTGCATCCATCGGCGACCTGCCGCACACGCCCGGCGTGCTTTTGGAACTGACGGCAGAGGACCGCCGGCAGATCGCCAGGTCCAATGCCGATGGCGGCCCCGGCAAACCATATCAGGTAGGGGTCGTGCGACCCGTCGCCCTCGAGGTTGGATTCGACGCCCTGCACGCGGCGTCTCTGACCGACGACGTCAAACCTTTCTCGGGCGGATTTGTCAGACGCACGGAAACAGGCGGCCTGGTTTGGGCAATGCGTCTCGATACCGGCGATTCCGGCGGCGCGCGCATGCATCTCAAGAATCTGCGTCTTCCGGCGGGGGCCAGCCTCACGCTCTACAACGCAAACGGCGATGTGCGTGGACCCTACCATGGCGTGGCCGAGTCGCTCTGGACGCACTCGATCGACGGCGACGCGATCTTTCTGCAGATTGAAGCGCCACGAGTCCGGGATGCCGGCATCCGGTCGATCCGGTTTCGCATCGAGGAGGCTCTGCTGATCGATTCCCAGGCGCTGGCATTTTGCCCGATCAACGCAAGCTGCGTCGAAGACGGTTCCTGCTACGACACAAGCGATTGGGCCATGATCGAGGTCGCGCGCAAGGCAATCGCCAACATGCTCTTCATCCAAGGTGGAAGCGGCTATATCTGCACGGGCGGGCTCTTAAACGATACGGACACATCGACCCAGATCCCCTATTTTCTGACCGCGAACCATTGTATTTCCACTCAGACTGTTGCCTCGACCGTCGAGACCCGTTTCAATTACCAAACCGCCACCTGCGGCGGCGCCTGCGTGTGGCCCAACACCCCGACGACGCTTGGCGCAACCCTCCTGCACACCTCGGCGACAGACGATCACACACTGCTTCGGTTGACTCAGGATCCCCTCGCGGGCGCTGCCTTCCTAGGCTGGTCGACCAGCCCCGTTGCGAATACCTCGGAGTCGGCGCTCTATCGACTGAGTCATCCGAAGGGATCGCCTCAGGCGTACTCGACCCATGTTGTCAGCACAACCGCGGGCACCTGCCGCGGACTCCCGCGCGGTGCCTTCATCTACAGCCGCGATCAAGTCGGGGCAATCGAGGGTGGAAGTAGCGGTTCGCCCGTGATGAATCAGGAGGCACAGGTCGTCGGTCAACTCTTCGGGAAATGTGGAACGAACCTGGGCGATGTCTGTGATGCCGCCAGCAATGCAACGGTCGATGGGGCCTTCGCCAACTACTTTTCCCAAGTCGCAGAATGGCTCGACCCAGGCAGCGATCCCGAGCCCTGCCCCTCCGAATTGCTCGTCGCAGATCAATCGGATACCGCGAACTGGCTGAGCCTTCTACGTGGCGTGCGTGATCAGGTCCTTCCTACACTGTCGGACGGCGCCTGGATTCGCGAACGCTATTATCGCCATGCCGCCGAGGTAACGCGGATCCTCATGGGCGATCGGCGGCTGCGCGCTCGTGCATTGGCTCTGCTTCAAGACCTACGCCCGGCCCTGGAGACTGCGGTCGCCGGAGGCGATCTAGTCATGAATCGGCGCGAGCAGGGCGTCATGATCGGATTCGCGACAGCTTTGCAAGACTCGGCGAGCCCAGATCTGGCCGACGATCTCGAGCGATTCGTGGCCATAGCTCGGCGCTGA
- the phoU gene encoding phosphate signaling complex protein PhoU, protein MVGDKAARAGDIAGGHTVRRYDQDLAKLRGIILDMGQRVIEQTQASVASVVDGEETQAYRVLDREPQIDYLSLDADEEIFRVIARRQPTAVDLRIVLALSRIAGDVERAGDKAVRIARQALVLREIGIGQGGIPSDVLKDLLRKLDDHACCMFERSIQAVAGFDVELALGVFEDEPRLFDASDEARDLLGQEDLAGFTPRQIVCLLTSAHALERIGNHASNIAEQVIYVAVGKDIRYRNREILIETLRRDPKFSA, encoded by the coding sequence ATGGTCGGGGACAAGGCCGCGCGTGCAGGCGACATCGCGGGCGGTCACACGGTACGCCGTTACGACCAAGATCTCGCGAAGTTGCGCGGGATCATTCTCGACATGGGTCAGCGGGTGATCGAGCAGACTCAAGCCTCCGTCGCATCGGTTGTGGACGGCGAGGAGACCCAAGCCTACCGTGTACTCGATCGCGAGCCCCAGATCGACTACCTCTCGCTGGACGCGGACGAGGAGATCTTCCGGGTCATCGCCCGCCGTCAGCCAACCGCCGTGGATCTGCGCATCGTGCTCGCGCTCTCCCGGATCGCCGGCGACGTCGAGCGGGCCGGGGACAAGGCGGTGCGCATTGCCCGTCAAGCGCTGGTCCTGCGCGAAATCGGCATCGGCCAAGGCGGCATCCCCTCGGATGTGCTCAAGGATCTGCTCCGTAAGCTCGACGATCATGCCTGTTGCATGTTCGAGCGCAGCATCCAGGCCGTCGCCGGCTTCGACGTGGAGCTCGCGCTCGGCGTCTTCGAAGACGAGCCGCGACTCTTCGACGCCTCCGACGAAGCGCGCGACTTACTCGGCCAGGAGGACCTCGCCGGATTTACGCCGCGCCAGATCGTCTGTCTCTTGACCAGTGCCCATGCACTCGAGCGCATCGGCAACCACGCCTCCAACATCGCCGAGCAGGTCATCTACGTGGCCGTCGGCAAGGACATCCGCTACCGCAATCGCGAGATCCTGATCGAGACCCTGCGCCGCGACCCCAAATTCTCCGCTTGA